A genomic window from Gallus gallus isolate bGalGal1 chromosome 33, bGalGal1.mat.broiler.GRCg7b, whole genome shotgun sequence includes:
- the LOC121107973 gene encoding olfactory receptor 14A16-like isoform X1, protein MPNSSSISEFLLLALADTRQLQLLHFWLLLGIYLAALLGNGLISTAVACDHRLHTPMYFFLLNLALLDLGCISTTLPKAMANALWHTRAISYAGCAAQVFFFVFFISAEYSLLTIMSYDRYVAICKPLHYGTLLGSRACATMAAAAWGTVLLYSLLHTASTFSLPLCQGNAVDQFFCEIPQILKLSCSESYLRETWLLGVSASLASGCFVFILFSYVQIFRAVLRMPSEQGWHKAFSTCLPHLAVVSLFLSTGIFAQMKPFSNSSPFLDLMVSFLYSVLPPTLNPIIYSMRNKEIKHALSKVLQNVHYSSFNKVRICLT, encoded by the coding sequence atgcccaacagcagctccatcagcgagttcctcctcctggcgttggcagacacgcggcagctgcagctcctgcacttctggctcttgctgggcatctacctggctgccctcctgggcaacggcctcatcagcacagccgtagcctgcgaccaccgcctgcacacccccatgtacttcttcctcctcaacctcgccctcctcgacctgggctgcatctccaccactctccccaaagccatggccaatgccctctggcacaccagggccatctcctacgcaggatgtgctgcacaggtctttttctttgtcttcttcatctcagcagaatattcccttctcaccatcatgtcctatgaccgctacgttgccatctgcaagcccctgcactacgggaccctgctgggcagcagagcttgtgccaccatggcagcagctgcctggggcactgtgCTTCTCTATTCCCTACTGCACACTGCCAGTACATTCTCCCTGCCtctctgccaaggcaatgctgtggatcagttcttctgtgaaatcccccagatcctcaagctctcctgctcagaatccTATCTCAGAGAAACTTGGCTTCTTGGGGTCAGTGCTTCTTTAGCAtctgggtgttttgttttcattcttttctcctatgtgcagatcttcagggccgtgctgaggatgccctctgagcagggatggcacaaagccttctccacgtgcctccctcacctggccgtggtctccctcTTTCTCAGCACTGGCATTTTTGCCCAAATGAAGCCCTTCTCAAACTCCTCCCCATTCCTGGATCTGatggtgtcatttctgtattctgttctCCCTCCAACGCTGAACCCTAtaatctacagcatgaggaacaaggagATCAAGCATGCCCTCAGCAAAGTGTTGCAAAATGTGCACTATTCCAGCTTCAATAAAGTGCGCATCTGCCTCACATGA